In the genome of Manis javanica isolate MJ-LG chromosome 17, MJ_LKY, whole genome shotgun sequence, one region contains:
- the BAX gene encoding apoptosis regulator BAX isoform X1 produces MVGETPELALEQIPQDASTKKLSECLKRIGDELDSNMELQRMIAAVDTDSPREVFFRVAADMFSDGNFNWGRVVALFYFASKLVLKALCTKVPELIRTIMGWTMDFLRERLLGWIQDQGGWDGLLSYFGTPTWQTVTIFVAGVLTASLTIWKKMG; encoded by the exons ATGGTGGGGGAGACACCTGAGCTGGCCTTGGAGCAGATTCCCCAGGATGCCTCCACCAAGAAGCTGAGCGAGTGTCTCAAGCGTATCGGAGATGAACTGGACAGTAACATGGAGCTGCAAAG GATGATTGCAGCTGTCGACACAGACTCCCCCCGCGAGGTCTTTTTCCGAGTGGCAGCCGATATGTTTTCCGACGGCAACTTCAACTGGGGCCGGGTAGTCGCCCTCTTCTACTTTGCCAGCAAACTGGTGCTGAAG gcCCTGTGCACCAAGGTGCCCGAACTGATTAGGACCATCATGGGCTGGACAATGGACTTCCTTCGAGAGCGGCTGCTGGGCTGGATCCAGGACCAGGGTGGTTGG GATGGCCTTCTCTCCTACTTTGGGACACCCACGTGGCAGACCGTGACCATCTTTGTGGCTGGAGTGCTCACGGCATCGCTCACCATCTGGAAGAAGATGGGCTGA
- the BAX gene encoding apoptosis regulator BAX isoform X2: MDGSGEQPRDGGPTSSEQIMKTGALLLQGFIQDRAGPMVGETPELALEQIPQDASTKKLSECLKRIGDELDSNMELQRMIAAVDTDSPREVFFRVAADMFSDGNFNWGRVVALFYFASKLVLKALCTKVPELIRTIMGWTMDFLRERLLGWIQDQGGWDGLLSYFGTPTWQTVTIFVAGVLTASLTIWKKMG, from the exons ATGGACGGGTCCGGGGAGCAACCCAGAGACGGGG GGCCCACCAGCTCTGAGCAGATCATGAAGACAGGGGCCCTTTTGCTTCAGGG TTTCATCCAGGATCGAGCAGGGCCAATGGTGGGGGAGACACCTGAGCTGGCCTTGGAGCAGATTCCCCAGGATGCCTCCACCAAGAAGCTGAGCGAGTGTCTCAAGCGTATCGGAGATGAACTGGACAGTAACATGGAGCTGCAAAG GATGATTGCAGCTGTCGACACAGACTCCCCCCGCGAGGTCTTTTTCCGAGTGGCAGCCGATATGTTTTCCGACGGCAACTTCAACTGGGGCCGGGTAGTCGCCCTCTTCTACTTTGCCAGCAAACTGGTGCTGAAG gcCCTGTGCACCAAGGTGCCCGAACTGATTAGGACCATCATGGGCTGGACAATGGACTTCCTTCGAGAGCGGCTGCTGGGCTGGATCCAGGACCAGGGTGGTTGG GATGGCCTTCTCTCCTACTTTGGGACACCCACGTGGCAGACCGTGACCATCTTTGTGGCTGGAGTGCTCACGGCATCGCTCACCATCTGGAAGAAGATGGGCTGA